The genomic stretch gcagggcagtgttccagcatgataatgactccaaacacacctctaagacgaccactgctttattgaagaggctgagggtaaaggtgatggactggccaagcatgtctccagacctaaacccaatagaacatctttggggcatcctcaagcggaaggtggaggagcgcaaagtctcgaatatccgccagctccgtgatgtcgtcatggaggagtgaaaaagcattccagtggcaacctgtgaagctctggtaaactccatgcccaggagagttaaggcagttctgggaaataatggtggccacacaaaatattgacacttcaggaactttcactaaggggtgtactcacttttgttgccggtggtttagacattaatggctgtatattgagttattttgagggaagaataaatttacactgttatataagctgcacacagactacttttcattgtgtcaaagtgtcattttgttagtgttgtcaaatgaaaagatatacttaaatatctgcagaaatgtgaggggtgtactcacttttgtgatacactgtatatacacacgcacatatatacaaatactgtatatacacactcatatatacacacatatgcaagcacacatatatatacgcacacatatacacacacacacatatatactgtatatacacacatgggTGAGTAATGGGTATTTTTGTTTGACCCGTTATTCATGTTCGCATCAGCGATCAAAAAAGTGGTCTATAGCACAcaagggtcaaaagtatttggacacctgagcacacTCCGGTTTGCTTAATTTTTTCGTTCTTGCAGATCTGCGGCGCGGCTATATTCGGTTTGGGGATCTACCTGAGCACCACGACCAAGTACGTGTCCCTCTTCCCATCCCTGTCGGCCGTTAACCTGGCCAGCACGCTCTACATCGTGGGCATTTTCGTCACCTGCATTTCCTTCCTGGGCTTCCTGGGGGCGCTGAGAGAGAACCGCTGCCTGCTGATCAGCGTGAGTTCCGGGACCTGTTCAGATGAAAAACTCAGTCGTGGTGTTAGCATGAGTCGGTCTGATCTTAACCTGATGATGTTGTTCGCTTTCAGTTTTTCCTGCTCATGTTCCTGCTCATGCTGGCCGAGCTGGCGGTCGCCTGCACCCTGCTCATCTACGAGGAACAGGTACGACTTTTATTTAAACGTACAGCTCATAGTGAGGGTGTCACACAGCGACGTGGGACCTGTggaactgggtttgattctcacctTTAGTTTGTGAGTGTGTTCTGAGATTACTTAGCAGAAATGAAATGTGAGATCTCTTCACTGCTTTCAGATCGATACGTTGGTTCAGAAGGAGCTGAGCATGTCCATCTCTAAAATACACAACCACACCTCCGATGAGACCATCGGGGATTTCGTGACCATTCAGAAGACGGTAAGTCGCTAACATTTACATACGTCTGTGAGGGAAACGCTTCTCATACTAGGTTTGGGATTTCAGTTATTTCTATGTttgaataacttttatttatgcattttctcccaatttagtcataaccACTGACTTTTTCCACTGCCGTGGCCCCGACGGCGTGGGAAGAGGGTATACACCAGTACTTCGGCCACGCGCTGATCTCTACATTCCTCAACTTCTATACAGacacctcaggctactaacaaGGGTCCTTACATGGGTTCAAAGACCCTGTCCActttttttagtcccgtcttttcccacccagcagactagtagccaaatttaaattttctgcatttatcagacgcttttatccaaagcgactcacagcactgtgacagtgttCCGTCTAGGCacttgagtgttaagggccttgctcaagggtccaacagtggcaacctggcagtggtggggctggaaccagcaaccttttgattgttagtccagtgccttaaccgctagactacagcTGCCCTAATTTTGCCGATCGTGCCAGCCAGGAGGCACCCAGCCGagtggtagcagagctgagattcgaactcatagCTTCTTTAGGCTTTTGTAACATGGGTGACATTGTTTACAGTCCAGCAAGCTTTAGTGGCTCCAGCTCGGAGGCTGCTGAGCAGATAAATCCCCGTCGGTCGCTCAAGGGTCAAACTGTGATCGTATAGATGAAGTGAAAATAGGAGCCGAGCCGGGTTCTGTGTCTGGTGCGGAACTGATTGTTGGTGGCTGGTCTGACCGGAGAAACGTCCTCTCAGGACTGGATGGCGAGTTGGTTTGTTGGGTTTGTTGTGTTTATTCAGTGGTTGGCGTTCGTCCAgtgattcagtcacagaaaaggaGGATTTTCAAACATCGAGAGTCAAAACAGAGACGAAATATTTAGCTATAACTGATGTAAACGTTTCTTACAGTTTCAGTGCTGCGGCGTCAACAATTCATCAGACTGGAAGAGGGAACAATTACCAGATTCATGCTGCCCGTCACCACCGTGTAAAAACACCACCGCATGGCCGGTACGGAAACTTCAGAATCAATTCGCTCCTCATTGATGGCGTTTATTTATTTCCATGAATATAAATGtgctgaaatgtgtgtgtgtgtgtgtgtgtagggttgcTTTAAAAAGCTGAAGGATTGGTTCGAGAAAAACCTCCTGAGCACCGGGATCGGCGTCGTCAGCATCTGCTGCATCGAGGTACGGCAGACCCACAATTGTATTCAAATTAGATGTGTCGCGGTTTGTCGACAAAATCCCGCCGATTGGCTGTTCGTGTCGCACACGTTCACATACTCGCTCA from Trichomycterus rosablanca isolate fTriRos1 chromosome 21, fTriRos1.hap1, whole genome shotgun sequence encodes the following:
- the zgc:64051 gene encoding leukocyte surface antigen CD53, with the translated sequence MSCLKCLKYTMCVVNFIFFICGAAIFGLGIYLSTTTKYVSLFPSLSAVNLASTLYIVGIFVTCISFLGFLGALRENRCLLISFFLLMFLLMLAELAVACTLLIYEEQIDTLVQKELSMSISKIHNHTSDETIGDFVTIQKTFQCCGVNNSSDWKREQLPDSCCPSPPCKNTTAWPGCFKKLKDWFEKNLLSTGIGVVSICCIEVLGMCFSMTLFCHISKSGLGYK